In the Leptospira barantonii genome, TCAGCCAGGAAATTTATGAACTTCTTACCTTAAACTCCTTGAGCGGTGAGGACGCGAGTTTGGCGTTTCTTTCTTTCAGTCAGATCTTTTTATTGTTCAGCAACTTTTCCCGTTTGATTCGAAAAACGGATCTTCTCAATTACAGACAGATCAGTCCTTCACTTGTCATCACGGGAAGTTTCGGAATTTTGATTCTTCTAGGAACGCTTGCCTTGTCCGCACCGAGGGCACAGGTCGTTTCGATTCCGACGATCGACGTTTTTTTCACGGTGGTCAGCGCGGTTTGTGTCACCGGTTTGAGCACGATCAACGTAGCGACCCAACTCACGGGAACCGGACAAACGATTCTTATGGTTTTGATCCAGATCGGCGGTTTGGGGTTGATGACACTTACGGTTTTTTTCGCGATTTTTTTGGCGGGTCAGGTCAGCGTTACGAACAAACTTCTCATCAAGGATCTTTTCAGTCAGGAAAGCGTGGGAAGGGCTTCCTTCGTTTTAAAACAAGTCGCACTTCAGACTTTTCTAATAGAAGCGTTAGGCGCCTTGTTGATCTTTTTATGTTATCCCGATTCGAACGAAACCGATTTGAAAAATCGAATCTTCTATTCTCTTTTTCATTCCGTGAGTTCGTTTTGCAACGCGGGTTTTTCCACGTTCCCGCAAGGATTTGAAACGAATTGGATGTTAAGTCAGAGAGGATTTTTGTCCGTGGTGATGGTCTTGATCGTATTAGGCGGACTCGGATTTCCGACGGTGCATCATCTGATTCACTGGACGTTTCGCGTAGGGGATATTCCGAAAAGAATGGAACTCGGAGCCAAATTGATTCTGATCGTGTCCTTCGGATTGATCCTTCTCGGAACGATTTCGTATTACGTGTTGGAATCCAAAAACACTTTGGTCGGACTCGAGACCGGAGACGGAATTTTTCATTCTCTTTTTTATTCCGTCAGTACGAGGACCGCGGGTTTTAATACATTAAGTATTTCTAAAATGGGAATTCCCATGGTATTCGTTTCGTTGTTTTTGATGTGGGTGGGAGCTTCTCCGAATTCCACCGGAGGCGGGATCAAAACTACGACGCTCGCGGTTTCCATTCTCCATTTATTCAATCATATACGAGGCAAAGAGGATTTGGAAATGTTCGGAAGAAGAATCTCGTCGGGTTCCGTTTCCA is a window encoding:
- a CDS encoding TrkH family potassium uptake protein, with product MTSLKESIFRFLNARGKASLFYQSHIHSYLRIYYSLCGFVSLCLLILIYGFYYPHVWTHWIRLLVNVIVVSLVIYEALSFLFVTGNLIDYLKTHITEAVVVFLLVFQEIISQEIYELLTLNSLSGEDASLAFLSFSQIFLLFSNFSRLIRKTDLLNYRQISPSLVITGSFGILILLGTLALSAPRAQVVSIPTIDVFFTVVSAVCVTGLSTINVATQLTGTGQTILMVLIQIGGLGLMTLTVFFAIFLAGQVSVTNKLLIKDLFSQESVGRASFVLKQVALQTFLIEALGALLIFLCYPDSNETDLKNRIFYSLFHSVSSFCNAGFSTFPQGFETNWMLSQRGFLSVVMVLIVLGGLGFPTVHHLIHWTFRVGDIPKRMELGAKLILIVSFGLILLGTISYYVLESKNTLVGLETGDGIFHSLFYSVSTRTAGFNTLSISKMGIPMVFVSLFLMWVGASPNSTGGGIKTTTLAVSILHLFNHIRGKEDLEMFGRRISSGSVSRASAGILVSLFLIFFGIFFLTCTENAAFIDLCYEVVSAFGTAGLSRGITSSLTSPGKILICFTMFCGRVGMLTILIAFVPKEKKSGLSYPEESIIVG